ACAAATAAAGGGAAGTAGGCGGATTGGAACCGGATTATCGAAACCGCAGAAACAGCATGATCGGGGGTGATTCGACCCTACTTCCCCCCAGTGGGGGGAGGTTGTCAGGCGTGTTGTGACCGCAAAGGTACTAGCACGCCATAGCCATAGCGCTGGGTTATCTGGACAATGGGGTGATGGTGTACTTTCCACGATTTCGGACAAGTCAGGACACCACATGCGGCGAGTGCGGGAAGCCGATAATCGAGATCTATACGCCAACGCCGACGTTTGAGGGTGGTGGCGGGCGTGGCGAAGAAGAGCCTGTGTATGGCCCGTACCAATGCAGTAACGCAAGCTGCCCGAACCGTTTCCCACCAAAGAACTATCGCTGGTGGATCGTAAACACATAGGTGGGCGTGGCCCTACTCTGGTAGAAACCCGGGCGGACGCTTACCCCACTGGACTGAGCGGAGCCACTCAGGGCAGCGGTTGTACTCGTCGATGTCCCATTCGGAGTTGGTCACCGGCCGGACTTTCTCGCGGGATAGCCAGGCGGTGAGGCTAACTTTGTCGTCGTCGTACCATTGGACGCTGATTTGGGTTTTGTTCCACTGCGTGGCCTCGGCATAGACGGCAACTGTTCCACCGGCCTTCAGCGGGACTTGAGCGTGCACCTTTGGGTAGTGGCCCAACTCCCATGAACGGATGTCCTCGTGCGGCCCCACGCGCTCTGGATGGGTGAACTCGTACGTGGCGCCATCGAGCAAGAACGACGTCGGGGGATAGGTCGGCATCCCACCATCATGCCAAGCGAAATAGGATGGTCCGGTGGAAGTAACGATCACCATCCAAAACGCCGAAGGCGAACAAGGCACAGTCAGCGCCGTCGGCAAGGACTACGAGGCTGCACTGGCTGATGCCCGGGCGGTGGTTCCGGAAGGCTGCATCCAGCTCAACATCCGAACCGACGCCTAGGGGACGACAAAACCCCCACCCTCCGAAGAGAGTGGGGGTCCTGCGCTTTTGTTAGGACTCTTTGCTGAAGAGGCGTTTGTGAACCTCCGCCTCGCGCTGTGCATACTGGTCCGCCGTGTACGTGTTTGGTGGGCGCTGGCCAGGACCTTCCCAGGTGATGGCGGGCGGCCACTGGACATTCTTGGCATGCAGCAAGATCGACCCGAGATGTTCCGCGCACACGACGAGGCTTGTGTCATAGACCCGCTCAACAACGAAAGGTCCGGGCGCATTACAGAAGGTGGATCCGTCCGGGCCATCCGTGTACGCCATGCATTCTGGCGAATTCTCTCTAGTGATTTCCATGCTGGCGAGCCTACCTTGGCTGGTCCTGTTACGCAGGGGCACAGTACCGGTCTTATGTTGCCCCTATACTTCTCGCATGGGGATACTTCCGATTGACCGCATCCGCGCATGGTGGACTGGTATGACAACTCCGGGCATCCGTTGCGCTTGGTGCCGCGAGGACCGACTGACATTCAAGTCATCGGGTGGCTATCACTACTGCTCCGAGGCTTGCGCTACAGCCGACGCTGAGGATCAGCGGGCTTCGTTCTAAGCAGCAACCTAGCTAATGGTTTCAACCTTGAAGTCGTCCACTGCGAACACCGCGCCGGTTGGGCGCAAGATGCCCGCGTAGGCAGATGCTGCGGCAGACGCCGTGGTTACGGATGCCACCTTCACGCCATTGACGTAGAGGCTGTGCGCCGTCCCCGATGAGCGAATAGCCACCACATCCCCAGCGACAATCGGGAACCTGGCAGTCAACTCCGTACCTGTCGAAATTGAGACAGTTGAGTCAGTCCCGATCCTGGCGTAGATCTGGCTCGAAGTAGCTAGCGCGGCGCGTCGCGAGATCAGGTTCAGGTCCGCGACAGTCGGGACTTCCTTGACCTTCACAGATACCTGGACGTTGGGCGTCGTAACCGCGACACCATAGAAGCGCGAGAACGTGTCTGCTCCGTTACGCAGAACACCAGAGGACACCACCATCGATGTGCTCGTGGTTGACGATGTCTCCCACGCCTTGGCGGTTCCGCCAAGCAGCGCGTCAGTGGAACGTCCAAAGATCGTTCCATCGGTTCCAGTGAAGGTGTCCGATGTGAGGGTAGTCAGCGTCACCACAGGGTCCGGGGCGGGGGCCGAAAACCGGGCAGGAGGCAGGAACCCAAGCCCATCTTTCACGAACTGCGCAAACAAAGCGTGCCCATCCGCAAGCAGATGCGCCAAGTCTGCATCCCTGATCCCAAACGGGTCGCTGCCAGGAATCCCAATAGCGGCGAACTCATCGTTGATGTCGAGGAAAGCGACGTTCTTCGGGTCCTCATCTGCGATTTCGATAAGGACATCCCGGTACGCGGACCACGGCGCGATTGGGACGGCCGTAGGAGACTCAGTCTGGAACTGGTGGATCAGCAGGTGCACAAGCGGCCCCGGCGTGTCAGCGTTTAGCTGGGCGATGCGGCTCTGCAACCGGGTCTTGTAGTTACTCAGAGTGACTGATCCCGCGTAGTCGTTTGAGCCAACCGAGTGGACAATCAGCGCTGGGTTCAATGATGCAACCTGAGGGCCGGTGGTATCCGTGATGTAGGTCCCCGCTGATGCCCCAGAGATGCCCATATTCACAAGGTGAATGCCCGGTGTGGTGGGCGGGGCCGCAAGGGCTTCCGCAAGGGTCAACGGAGTTGCTTGAGCCAACCCACTGGCCATTGGGAACGCCTCTGCGAGCATGACACCGAATCGGGTGAACCACCGGGCCGGGATCGTGCCTGACTTACTCCCGGCCATGGTTGAGGAACCAGCGCCGATTACGATAACTGGCGCCGTCTCTCTGCGGAGCAGCGCGGCCTTGAAGATGCTAAGCGCGGCGAGCCTGTTCTTTGCACCCGCTTCTGATTTGAGGGCATAAGTGGCATTAAGTGCCGTGTCTTGTAGTCGGTCTGGGATGTGCTTGTTGAAGATCTTGCCGGACCCGTCAAGCGACGGGACTTTCTTGATAGCCATAGCGGGTGGCTCCTATCAGGCGGTGATGAGCAGGGCGTCAGCGTCAGCAGGATCCACGGCAATGGAACCATCAGACTTGGTGGTGAAAACGAGGGTGTCGGCGTCGGTCGGGTCGAGCGCCACGCCGCCGCCGGCGGCCGCGAGTGCAGCCAACTCGGCGGCAGCTTGAGCGGCTGCTGCGTTGGAAGCGGAATTTGACGCGGCGGCTTCCGCGCCCTGCGCAGCTTCCCGCGCTGATACTGCCTCGTCACGCACGCCTTGGAAGCTCGGCTTGGCGACCTTCAAGCCGCCGCCGGACATCTTCACTTGAGGGGAAGTGGTCACGAATGGCGGTACGAAGGCGTCAGCACTGGACGTGAGCGGGTTCGGTAGGGGCAGCCCGTTCAAGTCCTTCAGCGCCAGCGGGGTGCTCTCACTCTCGTCGTTCACGTCATAGATAGTGACCGCCGAGTTGGCCGCCCGCTGGAATGTGAACGGGTCAGCGACGAGCTCCGATTCGTACGTGTAGTCAGCCATTTATCCTCCAGGCTCGGCGCGGTGATCTGGGCCGTCGGTCTTGTCGACGTCGGTTGCGGATTGGATGGCGCCAGTGACGCCGAGTTTCTTCCAGGCTTCGCGGTACGCAGTGCCCGCGACGATGAATACGAGCAGCACTGCGGCGATCCACCCAACGACACTGAACAGTCCGTTGAGCCAGACCCAGACACCAGCCACAGCGACATAGAAAAGGAATGCAACGATGGACTGCTTGCGGGCGGACCATCGCGTCTGCTGAATGACCGCGATGACCGGCGGCGCAAAGAACGCCACGGCCATCAGCCACAGGATAGGAGTGCCTAATTCCGCCAGCGCCTTGAGCGCTGCGGGGTCCAGCCCGGGAACAGTGGGGGTCATGGCTTAGCCCTCCTTCGTGATCGGGCTGATTTCGAATGACGGCATGTTGTCCGCGATTGCCCGCTCGATCCGGTCGTAGTCAATGACCACAGCGGCGCCCGTTGCGGTGGCTGCAAGGATTTGCTGCAGGATGGCACGGTCTGCGCGTTGGTTCGCCTCGATCCGGGCAAGCGCCTGCGCGTTGAAAGCAAGCTGCCCATAGGCGCTGGTCTTGTACTTGCCCCAATCGATTTGCGGGTTCCAAAGGGCATCGACTGGCATCTTCTCGATCTGCTGTTCGATGGACAGCCCGCCCTTCATCTGCGGGCCGCCCTCCACCAGCGCTTCAGGGGTGAACCTCAAGTAGCGTTCGTTACTCATACCTTCGGGAAGTTTGCTCATGGTCTTTTCCTTTACGGGAGGGGAATTCCGAGATTGACCAGCACCAACTGGTCCGGGGTGTAAATGGGCGCCGGTACTGTTTCACCGGCGGACTCGAGGGCGGCGGACTCAAAGAGCTCTTCCGGGTTGCTGCGGCCGTAGTAACGGCTATTCAGCACGTAGCCATCACGCAGGATCTCAAAGTGAAGATGCGCGGCCACAGAAGCGCCCGTCGAACCCGACAGGCCGATAACCTGCCCCTCAGTCACCCACTGGTCCTTGCTGACCTTCGCGCCACCATCGAGGCAATGGCCATAGATTCCGATGAACGAGCCGTGATCGATCACGTACCCGTAGCCGAAGAAGCTGGGCAGGATCCACCACGGGTTATCCGCGTACGTCCCGCCGAGCCAGCCCACGTGCAGGACCTTCCCAGAAGTGACCGCGTAGATCTTGGACCCAGACCGTGCGCCGTAG
The sequence above is a segment of the Arthrobacter sp. StoSoilB22 genome. Coding sequences within it:
- a CDS encoding SGNH/GDSL hydrolase family protein, producing MAIKKVPSLDGSGKIFNKHIPDRLQDTALNATYALKSEAGAKNRLAALSIFKAALLRRETAPVIVIGAGSSTMAGSKSGTIPARWFTRFGVMLAEAFPMASGLAQATPLTLAEALAAPPTTPGIHLVNMGISGASAGTYITDTTGPQVASLNPALIVHSVGSNDYAGSVTLSNYKTRLQSRIAQLNADTPGPLVHLLIHQFQTESPTAVPIAPWSAYRDVLIEIADEDPKNVAFLDINDEFAAIGIPGSDPFGIRDADLAHLLADGHALFAQFVKDGLGFLPPARFSAPAPDPVVTLTTLTSDTFTGTDGTIFGRSTDALLGGTAKAWETSSTTSTSMVVSSGVLRNGADTFSRFYGVAVTTPNVQVSVKVKEVPTVADLNLISRRAALATSSQIYARIGTDSTVSISTGTELTARFPIVAGDVVAIRSSGTAHSLYVNGVKVASVTTASAAASAYAGILRPTGAVFAVDDFKVETIS
- a CDS encoding M23 family metallopeptidase, translated to MRRPVDAPLTQDFGDGATAGVVANSNPNSGMGYYVWLYGNYQPDGHTGQDYGARSGSKIYAVTSGKVLHVGWLGGTYADNPWWILPSFFGYGYVIDHGSFIGIYGHCLDGGAKVSKDQWVTEGQVIGLSGSTGASVAAHLHFEILRDGYVLNSRYYGRSNPEELFESAALESAGETVPAPIYTPDQLVLVNLGIPLP